One window of Helicoverpa zea isolate HzStark_Cry1AcR chromosome 12, ilHelZeax1.1, whole genome shotgun sequence genomic DNA carries:
- the LOC124635105 gene encoding lipase member H-like yields the protein MLFIMYRVCLFVMVFVCESVCMYSSKAIEGYPAGYLADCPGTTTPQPIPLSDLKYLTISVQTKGNILWPKPKYNYYQMKELAKDPHIDFKKKTVMYVGGFLDHPQLPFAMTAGAVYKRMGYNVFLLDTNRFTTVAYPVAASNMRTIGKHVAEMLATLNQYGLNPQNLELVGLSLGAQTISFIAKNYRLQTGMNISRLTGLDPSGPCFRNLGPEDRLDQTDADFVDVVETNIDGYGMAAPVGHVNFYVNGGEFQPGDFFWVPCEVICSHIRSFTIWIAALMNPNSFIAMKCDSVQEARNKDCYDKNPVITNLLGPNTDRNVQGIFYLATQNNFPYFLGLKGLEKDYEFFDSKLNLYKKTSWSFF from the exons atgttgtttattatgtaccgtgtttgtttgttcgttatGGTGTTTGTTTGTGAGTCTGTTTGTATGTATAGTTCTAAAGCTATAGAGGGATATCCTGCGGGATATTTGGCTGATT GTCCCGGAACAACAACACCCCAACCGATACCTCTATCAGACCTAAAATACCTGACGATATCAGTGCAGACAAAAGGGAACATCTTATGGCCAAAACCGAAGTACAATTACTATCAAATGAAGGAGTTAGCCAAAGACCCCCATATCGACTTTAAGAAGAAAACTGTCATGTATGTGGGGGGGTTTCTTGATCATCCCCAGTTGCCGTTTGCTATGACAGCCGGAGCGGTTTATAAAAGGATGGGGTATAATGTCTTTCTGTTGGATACTAATAGGTTTACGACTGTTGCTTATCCtgt AGCTGCAAGCAATATGCGGACCATCGGAAAACACGTCGCTGAAATGCTCGCTACCCTCAACCAATATGGCTTAAACCCTCAAAATCTGGAACTCGTCGGTCTCAGTCTAGGAGCCCAGACCATCAGCTTTATAGCCAAAAACTACAGGCTCCAAACAGGCATGAATATATCTAGGTTAACAGGCTTAGACCCGTCTGGTCCATGCTTCAGAAATTTAGGACCAGAGGACCGGTTGGACCAGACTGACGCTGATTTTGTTGATGTGGTCGAAACTAATATTGATGGGTACGGAATGGCGGCACCCGTCGGCCATGTAAATTTTTATGTCAATGGCGGGGAATTTCAACCTGGAGATTTCTTTTGGGTTCCCTGTGAGGTTATTTGCAGCCATATAAGGTCTTTTACTATTTGGATCGCGGCTTTAATGAACCCTAATAGTTTTATAGCCATGAAATGTGATTCCGTACAAGAGGCGAGGAACAAAGATTGTTACGATAAAAATCCAGTTATAACAAACCTTTTAGGACCAAATACTGATAGGAATGTtcaaggtatattttatttggctacTCAGAATAATTTTCCTTATTTCTTGGGCTTGAAGGGTTTGGAAAAGGACTATGAATTCTTTGACTCAAAACTGAATTTGTACAAAAAGACGAGCTGGTCATTCTTTTAA